Genomic segment of Apium graveolens cultivar Ventura chromosome 7, ASM990537v1, whole genome shotgun sequence:
GTAGCTAATATTTTAGCGGCAATTTTCCCACACATATTTTTTTGGGGGGAAATCTTATAGTGACTGCACCGCGACGGATTGCGGTCGCTGAATACGTTTTAGCGACGAGATTTGTTCCATCGCTGAAGGCGGTCGCTGAATGTTAGTTTTAGCTACCAACTTTCCGGTCGCTAAAGAATTTGGTCGCTGATGGGGCAGTTTCTTGTAGTGAATGTTACATGTCTTGCGATAAATATATATCAAAAAAGGGTGCCCTTCCCCAACCATTGTTGGTTGGAAGAGGCTTGGGAGCCAACTTATCAAAGCCGTTGAATTCAAAAAGGAACGGATAAGATTAAATCCTTctgcaatgattcattgcggaagtcAGAAATTACCTTTCTACCCTTACCCCCTTCTGCAATAATTTATTGTGGAAGTCTGAAATTACATTAATGCCCTTACtacttccgcaatgaatcattgcggaagctTGTTTCTTCTACACAACCCGACCCAGCAACTAGAGCAACAAACATAACACAAACACGGTGAATTGCAGGCGAATTCAAGGCAGCGACCAAGACGATACACAcgatttcttcttcttctcccgCACACACACGATTTCTTATTCTTCTCCCACAAAGGCTTGATTCGAAGGTTTATTCTTCTTTCATATACACACACGCTTATACATACACACACTCGACCGCACACATAAATACACATGAATATGTTTATATTTGATTCGAAATTTTGTATGTATTTACAGTTTTATATGTATTGTTGCACTTACATTTGAAAAACTTTTATTTTAATTGCACTTGTCAGGTTTGTGAATCTGTGCACTTTGAAGTGATTAGTTTATTCCCGTGCTGCCTTCTCATTTTACCTTAAAAGAGTGGTCAACCCCTTCTAGAACACAACCTCCTTACAATCAGATCTCAGTAACTGTAATATAACACCCTCTTTGCATCTCAGATCGAACACAAAAATGTACCCTTTTTAATTCATCTTTTCTTTAATCATTTTTATTGGTTTTAATTTTTCTTGAATCTTGATTTGATTTTTACATGGGTTTTGATTTGTGTTGGTTCTTGATTTTAGTTTAGTGTAATCTGATTTTTTGTTTGCCCGGTTGGTTTGATTTGATTGGTTATGATTTTTTTATTGTTTTGAGGGTTGATGTTTGATGATTTGGAGGTTGTGTTAGTGGGGATTGTTTGTTTATTGGGTTGATTTGAGTTTTTGGTTCCGTGATTTATTTATGAAATTGTCTGTTTTGGGTGATTTAGAGGATTTTTTTTGGTAAAAATCATGGCTTTAAGGAAATGGTTTGATGGGTAGATCATGGTTTTGTTTGGTTTGCAGAATGTAGCGATTTTGTGACTTGTCTCTGGTTGTTGTATAGTAAATGGTAATAGACTTGAATTAAATTGGAGGAATTATTTCGTATCAAATGAGAATTTTGATGATATGCTTGATTTACATAAAGCTAGGTAGAGTTTTTACAGTATATGGGATTTACTTTAGAATTTTATTGAACCATTGCTTCATGTTTGTTTGTTAGTCAGATAGAAAGAAAGTTTCTTTTCCATGACTGACTTGTTGGTTGGATGGGGGAAATTTATCTACTATAAAAAGATTAGTATTTTATGTATCATGGTTGTTGATCGCCCTCTAGTTGTTAAAGTATGGTAAAGCAAGATAAATACAAGAGAAAGTTAAACCTTTTTACTGTGATTTTTTAAAGGTGCAAAAATCCTAGCTTACACACATGCGCTATCTTTACTGGGTGACTTGAGGGGATTGGAGTAACTGGAAAATTGCGGAGTCACTCCAATTTGTTGTTGTTATTAATCTACCATAGCTAATTGTAATTTTTTTTCTCTGTTTTACCTTGCTAGTTAATTTAGTTTTAATAATAAGTTACAGCATGAAACAACCAAAAGATGTGTTTGTAATGGTTTGTTGACTGTATAGTGTATGTCATACTTATATAAACGTGCAGCTTTTTTAATAAGTTTCATTTACTCTATTTAGACGAATATGGGTGCTGAAAACAGTTTTGACATGGATGAGGGGACACTcgatattttattatataatttttatatattattttacgttgttatttaatatcaattttattgtgatttattttatatataatcaatttttaattacttgtttaATTATATCCATGTTTaaatacttgtttatttgcaaTTACTTGTTTTACAGTTGTTTATTTGCAGTTACTTGTTTATTAATGTAATTAGGTTAGTTGGATATTTAAATACTTGTTTCATTGTTATTAGCTGTTTAATATTTAAATACTTGTTTAAATATATCTTTGTTTGATATTTATATCACAATAGTTTGATTAtataaaaaaatcataataaaattGATATTAAACAATAACGTAAAACTAAAATGATATATAAagattatataattaattaattgattaacatAGGGTAATATATAAATAAACAAGTAATTACAAATTATCTCTCGATTAAAAACTTACACAAGAAGCCTCTTGTTATTTCCTCttatattattattcatattaacTCTCACTCTCCCTCTCCGTATTTCTTGATTTCAAACAGAGCAATGACAGATATCCATTTTGAAGACATGAATGTTGAGGAGACCCCAAAATGTGCATCAGCTTGAATCTGCAGCACATTTTTGGGTCTCCTCAACATTCATGTTTTCATAATGGGTATCTGCCGTTGCTCTGTTTGAAATCAAGAAATACAGAGAGGaaatttttaattacttgtttaATTATAAATTACCCTATActaatcagttaattatataatctttatatattattttacGCCGTTGTTTAATATCaattttattatgatttattttatatatcatcaatttttaattacttgtttaATTATATCCATGTTTAGATACTTGTTTATTTGCAATTACTTATTTTACAGTTGTTTATTTGCAATTACTTGTTTATCTATGTAATTAGGTTAGTTGGATATTTAAATACTTGTTTCATTGCTATTAGTTGTTTAATATTTAAATACTTGTTTAAATATATCTTTGTTTGATATTTAAATCACAATATTTTGATTAtataaaaaaatcataataaaattGATATTAAACAATAACGTAAaactaaaataatatataaagatatataattaattaattgattagcATAGGGTAATATATAACTAAACATGTAATTACAAATTCTCTCTCGATTAAAAACTTATACAAGAAGCCTTTTGTTATTTTCTCttatattattattcatattaacTCTCACTCTCCCTCTCCGTATTTCTTGATTTCAAACAGAGAAATGACAGATATCCATTGTGAAGACATGAATGTTGAGGAGACCCAAAAATGTGCATCAGTTTGAATCTGCAGCACATTTTGGGGTCTCCTCAACATTCATGTCTTCACAATGGGTATCTGTCGTTGCTCTGTTTGAAATCAAGAAATACAGAGAGTGAGAGTAGGAGTTATTGTGAATAATAATATCAGGGAAAATACCAAAAGGCTTCTTGTGTAAGTTTTTAATCGAGAGAAATTTTGTAATTATTTGTTCAATTATAAATTACCCTATACTAATCGCTTAATTATATAAtctttatatattattttacGTTGTTGTTTAATTTCaattttattatgattttttatatataatcaaattatatcaatttttaattacttgtttaATTATATCCATGTTTAGATACTTGTTCATTTGCAATTACTTGTTTAACAGTTGTTTATTTGCAGTTACTTGTTTGTGATTAAATTATTGTAATATCAAACTGATCTTTTTGAAATATTGCATATATGGAGGAGAATATGGAGAGGGAGAGATGCGGTCCTCTCGATCGATCGCTTCTGACCATGCAGGATGACCACATTAGCACTCTCATATAGGAGGGGGGTGAGCGAGAAACCGTTGATGTTAAATAGTTGACCGCTAACATGGGTCAGTGGGTACTTGATGATCATCAGAGGCAGTTGCTTACTGGCTGGGGTTTCAGGGTGTTTGTCAACCTAGGGGTTATTCGCCAGAATGACATTCGCTTGATTACGGCCTTGATAGAGCGGTGGAGGCCCGAGACCAACTCATTTCACTTCCCATTTGGTGAGATGACAGTCACACTCGAGGATGTTTACATGATTCCGGGCTTACCTATCACTGGTCGTGTTGTTACTCATGTGGAGCTTGACCACTCGAGACCATATTGGGCTACcagttgggaggatttgaggctTTCCAATGAGCAGCGGGATGAGATGTATGACTGGGGTGGGGTGACTCTCCACAAGTTACGGGAGAAATATGGTTCCAGGCCAGAGGGTGAGCAACCTCCAGAGTTTTTACAGCAGGATCCCATTGTCTATACACGAGCATATGTTATGTTTCTACTCGGAGGTGTTTTATTTCCTACCTCGTCTCGGGATGTGGTGCACCCCCGATAGTTACAGCTCATACATGATACATATCATATTATCGATTATGCTTGGGGAGCGGCTGTTCTGAGCCACCTATATAGATCTTTGTCCAGGACTGTGTATAAGTCTTATAAATTATTTTGCGGGTGTTCTCTCTTGTTAATGTTGTGGGCTTGGGAGCGTTTATTGCCTGGCCGCCCGGAGATTGCGCCGCGTACGAGGTATGTATGGCCGAGGTATGTCCAGttagaaaataaaaatacaaaattcCGTATTACAAATATTTTAACACATAATAACCACAAATGATGTATTTTGAGTATCAattatatcatttttctttgaaatagaaaattttgtacattaaaatttgaaaacataaATATATTATCCAATATATAATAGATAAGTTATTTCGGAAGTAGACTTATTATGTTCACATCTatatccttataaaaatattttatgaaattgtagAAAAATTgttcttaataataaaattatattttttattaataatactTGTTTCGGTAATACTACTATTATATAATTTGGGAAAATGTATAACCGAGACAGTTTTTGATATATAAACTCATCGTAAACTTATGAGTTTATGAATCAAAAACCATAATATGTATGAACCAAAAATCTTCCGGGGTACGCGTTTCTTGAAATAATCTAAAAAAGTGTAggatatttatattataattttattatttcatgATACATAATTTTCactttaattaaaatatttaatattaacaatataaTTAGAACATAATGCAAGTTATTTATCTAGTAAAAAAGTTAAATAAGGTGACGTTgtttccgcaatgaatcattgcgggaGGTAACGTGGCTTCCACAATAATTCATTGTTGCAGTTTTCAACGGCCAAGATCTGTTGGTTCCACAGCCACGTGGAGCCAACCGTGGCCGTGGCTCCACGTGGCCGTGGAACTTTTGCCttcaaaaaaatattaattacaTGTACATATATACAAGTCAAAGTTGGTAAGATATTTTACAAGAAAATGGGGGTCACAAGCAGGGTCAGCTGCTGGGAATTTTCGTGGAGATATAACTACAACTTCTGCAACTGCATTAGTATAAAGTAAGAATGCTACTACTAGTAAACCATATTTGTGTTTGTATAGTCCCTATTATATTCATTGTACAATAATATGTTCAAGGGCATCATTGCTGGATTCTGGTATCAAACCagatgttgttgctgctgctgcattggCCACTTTTTCTGTTATGGTGCAGATTTACTGGGACCAGAAAACATTAACCAAAGGGAAACGGTCCCTTGTATTattttttgctttttcttttacTTAGTTCTATTTTACTGCCTACGCAAACCTTTTTGCGAATAATATTTGTACGTGTTAGATTATTTGTCATTTATATACTGTTATTATAGTTCATAATGATTTAAAGAAATTTCGGAAttccattaaattttaaattaagcACCCGACTTAACTTGATATATAAAATTGAGATAGACTAAACCAATAAAGCAATACATGTCACTCATATTGATTGGGAGCTTATTTAACACCTTGCTCATCAGTTTTAACAAGGGACGAAATCCAAGTAGATGATAAATAGTGAAAGATCTAGCATTTCAACTGATTGATACTTTATGAAGTTATTTTAATTTTACTCGTAATTGTACCCATGACTGGATTTTAAAAACAATGACAGTAACTAATAATAATAATGtaatttttacataattttaCTTAAAAAGCGGGATGAAGGTATTTTAATTACATAATTACATATTTTGCCCGTGTAGTGTTTATGGAATTTTTGAAACTGTATCCAGTAAACTTTGGTATATGCATGTCTCTTTTGTTTTTCTATGCCCTGGTGGGGGTATCTTTGTCCCGGCGGGGTGTGTCTTTGTCATGTCAATTGTCAAGTGGCTGCGGAGTCTGGAGAAATTTTAATCCTAATTTTTTATAAAGTGTGTAAAAAGAACAGTTTAagtttattataaaatataattttataatttatttttaaaatacttttttataaaaattaaatagTGGTAATATGGTTCTTAAAAATGAGGAAATATGAGAGTATATTACTAATTTTAAAAGCCACATGAATCCTACTAGGGCAAGAAATTTCTCATCACTGCAAATTTAAATTTTAGATTTTATTGGGATCCTCTAACAAATGATTCTTTAATTGAAGTTAAAAAATATATATCAGTAATAAGTTGAAAAGTGACTTAGAGTAAAAGAAATAACTTAACAAGCAAAAGTTGAAGAGAGTTCCTTTTCCCATTTAACTTaaatttttacaaatatttaTTTGATAAAAGTTAAATATGTACAACtcatataaaatattttatttttatatatttaataatacaTAAGTTACAAAAGTTTATGAAATTAATCAAATTAAGAATTTAACTTCTAACTTTTTAATTTAAGAAACTTTTTACAATAACAAAAAAAAAAAGTTTAATCAGACTAGAGATAACCGATTTTCGTTATGTTTCACGTTTGACTCAACCATGCACGTAGGGGTGAGCAAAAATTTCTATAATCGTTCTAAATCAAACGTTTCAAACCGCCCAAACCGAAATTTTATGTTTTTGTAATGGTTTGAATCGGTTATAGTTTCGTTTTTTTAAACCCGAAAAATAATGATTTGATTTGGGTCCGTTATATCCAAACCACCCGGATATATTAAAATGTTTGACTAATTTATTTTGAGAATACATATATTACATGAATGAATGAAATTTATAAGTAGTTAGAATCCATATTATGTTAAGTATATTTGGATGTTAAATATTACGGTAAAAGATCcaaattattatataataaacatatttaattgataatttattaacttattaatttttttacctagtacataaatatatatatatatttttctttctCAACGGTTTAAACAAAAATCGCGCAACGCAAACCGTTATAATTTAAGTGGCTATGGTTTTAAGTTAACAGTTACAATTACGGTTATGGTTAGAggaattaaaaaattaatatctCTGGGTTAGATGGTTTTACCCGCCAACTCTAGGGATGACAATCAGGTCGGATCGGGTCGGGTATTGCAGAATTCATATTCAAACCCAAAAATTTTATCCATACAtgaacccgaaaaatacccgagATTGAATACCCAAACCCGATCCATTGGATTTCGGATCagattcgggtatacccgaaacccgaacTCGAACCCTAAATctgaaaatttatataattattgatattgcaagtgtttGGGATCGAACACGCGACTTGTAGAGAAAGAGTTTTTACGTGTCATCTTCAATCGCTccaccacatcattaattgtgttattatatatatagctaatatttaaaaaaCCAAATCAATTGATACccaattttttatatttattactAAAAAATGTTTTGTCaaccttataaaccttatcatccgtttaaatgattgaataactatatttcattaaactttttaattagttaatttttaacataaatataaaaatatatgttctgaaaagtatataataatatgtataatgtatattataatatatatataggcCTTTACTCCGTGAAAAACCATCTTATATGGGAAACCGTGGAGAACCATCGTTTTTATCATTGAATCTCATCATAAATTGTAAATTTTTAtcttaaaaaatataaaatttgatgccaatctagaatataaatataataaaaaatttaacaattaaaatttgataaaattacttgattttaaatttggttCTACAGTtgaataatttttaataagtgTGATTCTGCTATATAACTAATTTAAAATTtttcaatgattttttaaataaaaaattgtgtaacttcgatttttaacttgataattaaaatttttaactatatattatgaaaaataaaataaattatatattttatattttttaaataatggttctcCACGATTCTCTACGTAAGAGGGTATTACATGGAGTGCtaccctatatatatattatttataatattataatatgtaATATACAAAACTCTAATATTCTAatattctaatatatatatatatatatataataatttggggttttttcggatttcgggttcaGAATGGGTTCAAATAGAATTTCGGATTTCAGATCagtatacctaatatccaaatccaaatccaaaaaatttcggatataaaaattaaatccatatccaaatccaaaaaatcgggttcggtaaaTTCAAAATTTCGGGTTCCCGTCTACCagctagagatgcacaaaagtCCCACTGGGTCGTGCTATGATCGGGCCTTAAAAAACCCGGGTTTTGACCGGGCCGGGTCTTTTCGGGCTTTGAATTTAACCGGGCCGGGACGGACTTTCCAAAAATGTcagagcccgtttgggccctcAAGGCAGGCCTAACCGGATTATTTTTTTCCCGGACCGGATAGGACCGGACCGGACTTTTTTCTcatttaaatcggatcgagttTTATTAGAAATTCCGAAAActacatatgttagcaactagatcatcgtaaaatgtattagtttacatgaaatattttatgaaaacattacttcgttgaaaatatttaagttcggAAAAAAATAAACATGTTCATAGAAtaatactccctcagtcccttccaattgtttacatttttgagcaagtgtctgacacgcattttaaggtgcataaaaaatatagttatgtaacttatttttataattttctttttctgaataaaagttgaatgttttaatttttattcagaaaaacaaaattgtaaattttttttacagaactatactttatatggaccttaaaatgcgtgtcggacactctctaataaatgtaaataattgaaagggacggagggagtatgttttatcattattatcaAGATATATATACTTACTATATTTtgtttcattatttatgcaataaagtatataaataatattattaatcacaaatatgtaaatatatatgtgtttaaagtattatttataattatagtaaatgtgaattcataaatatataagaaaattgttagtcacacacactgtagagggggtgaatacaatgtagaatacaatcaaatcgaacttttaatatttcaagtaacagaaaacaaactttattgaaacaataaactctgttacagtatggaactgttacctctcagtgatgaacaaatatcacgagagctgctagggttacaatgaataatcttctcgaatatgataacacctatagtgtaaaccctatgtctgtgtttatatactacacagttacaagataatcgttaattgatatggaatataattctgcttcctaaaatatatcaatcagatatcttttcttccaagtattctattcttcatagaatttcttcttcatgcatatctctttttatgtttatgttagatatatttgataatgtcatggctaatatgttttatgtttagctttcagatcttacttgaacatgataaatcagtacttaactgttgatcagtacttatactggaagtcaggacttaaggatatcagtacttatgttatcaggagataatcatcagaagttagatatcagaacttaagtgctgaaggacgatcagataaggacagtagctgattaaaggaaagaagatcaagataaacataagaagaaatatgcatgaagaaggaattctgtaaaaaatggaatacttggaagaaaagatatctgattgatatattttaggaagcagaattatattccatatcaattagcgattatcttgtaactgtgtagtatataaacacagacatagggtttacactataagtgttatcattattagagaagattattcattgtaaccctagcagctctcgtgatatttgttcatcactgagaggtaacagttccatactgtaacagagtttattgtttcaataaagtttgttttctgttacttaagttcttaaagttcgatttgagtgtactatacactatattcaccccctctacagtgtgtgtgtgacctaacaattggtatcagagcctatctgttaacatacatacagttaaagatccaaacacaatcatgtcggacacagaaactccaactaagcctaccaaaactgaggaaccaccaaagacacaaattcagagtcggtatgagaccatcagagttcccatactgagaccatctgaatatcccatatggaaggtaaggatgaccatgttcctggaagcaacagatccagaataccttgatagaatcaaggaaggccctcacaaaccaaccaagctcgctgttgtagttgcaggtgaagcagcaaagaccgtaccaaaggagaagagtgattatactgctgaagacatagcatcaattgctaaggatgctaaggtacgacacttactgcatagtgccattgataatgtaatgtcaaacagggtaatcaactgcaagactgctaaggagatatgggatgctctggaaacaaggtgtcagggaactgacacaattaagaagaacaggaagacaatactcactcaagagtatgaacactttgactcaaagactaatgagtcattgaatgatttatatgatagatttgtcaaacttttgaatgatttgtcattggttgataaagattattatcttgaagattcaaaccttaagttcctgttagctcttcctgaatgctggggtttgaaggcaacgacaataagagacaactataatcttgatgaaacaactcttgacgaaatctatggaatgctcaagactcatgagctggagatggaacaaagaagcaagaggaaaggaggaaagtcaaggacagttgctcttaaggctgaagaagaatttcCCAAAGCatcttcctcaaagaaagacaagggtaaagctcttttcataaagtctgatactgagtcatcaagttctgagagtgatgatgactcagattctgaaagctttcctgagactgatgctgatgaggagatgatgaagctgtgtgctcttatggtgaaaggaatcacaaagattgcatacaggaagttcaggaagggaaagaagttttccaggaaaggcataagttctgataagaagaatttcagaagatctgaaggcagaggaggaaagtctgacagaggagattacaccaatgttaaatgctataactgtggtgagaaaggccacatatctcctgattgcaagaaggtaaagggtgacaaagacaaggctcttgtcacaaagcagaaaagctggacagatacctcagactctgaaagtgaggaaaactatgcattgatggaaaatgctgataaagaaagtgctgagagcagttctgaagctgctgaaacaaaggtaccttagactacttatgcttttcatactgatgatattaatgagttgggaagatatcttaaaaccatgtttgttagttatagagatcaaactttaacatgtgaaagattaacttctgaaaatcttgcatttaggaaaaaaaatgatttcttagaaaaagagttagtcatgttccatcaaactcagaaggatagaaatgatgctttttatgttaggaatgaagtgctaaaaataaatgaatctctaaaaactgagttagaaaagaaaagagagattatcaggacttggactaactctggcaaaacaactcaaaatttgctaagtagtggaaactggaaagagggcttaggttatggagaagataagaatgataaaggaactgaagaaattaagtctgttgataagcaaaagccaaagttaaaacctgttaagtttataactgtaaagtctgaaaatgaaaaatcagaagttacaagaaaattaacttctgacaaactaaaacaggaaaagacagctgaagtgaacataggcttaatg
This window contains:
- the LOC141674276 gene encoding protein MAINTENANCE OF MERISTEMS-like; translated protein: MGQWVLDDHQRQLLTGWGFRVFVNLGVIRQNDIRLITALIERWRPETNSFHFPFGEMTVTLEDVYMIPGLPITGRVVTHVELDHSRPYWATSWEDLRLSNEQRDEMYDWGGVTLHKLREKYGSRPEGEQPPEFLQQDPIVYTRAYVMFLLGGVLFPTSSRDVVHPR